One genomic region from Macrobrachium rosenbergii isolate ZJJX-2024 chromosome 1, ASM4041242v1, whole genome shotgun sequence encodes:
- the LOC136840655 gene encoding uncharacterized protein encodes MGTTLHSMMAYNPAANGMVERTHHSLKVALRARCTDENWKAQLPWVLLGLRTAPRANGEKSPAEKVYSEALVVPGEFFPMELDDPNTRLPRLKEIAKKFAPCRKTFTDNTHNLSPEGLKTCTHILMRNNAHRPPLTRPYRGPYWVISRTFKAYLIKIHGRKDWISIYR; translated from the coding sequence atggggacaacactccacagtatgatggcatacaaccctgcggccaatggtatggtggaaaggacccaccATTCATTAAAAGTAGCTCTGAGGGCACGTTGTACAGATGAGAATTGGAAGGCGCAGCTGCCCTGGGTCTTGCTAggtctccgcaccgcaccaaGGGCAAACGGCGAAAAATCTCccgcagaaaaagtctacagcGAAGCATTGGTGgtacctggagaattctttcCCATGGAGCTTGACGACCCAAATACACGCCTTCCAAGACTtaaagaaattgcaaagaagtttgCGCCCTGCCGGAAGACTTTCACGGACAATACCCATAACCTCAGCCCAGAAGGCCTCAAAACCTGTACACACATCCTCATGAGGAACAAcgcccaccgcccacccttgaccagaccatacagaggaccataCTGGGTCATCAGTAGAACATTCAAGGCCTACCTCATCAAAATCCATGGGCGGAAAGACTGGATATCTATCTACAGGTaa